One Curtobacterium sp. MCLR17_007 DNA window includes the following coding sequences:
- the carA gene encoding glutamine-hydrolyzing carbamoyl-phosphate synthase small subunit gives MTRERAVLVLEDGTRHDGWAYGARGRTLGEVVFATGMTGYQETLTDPSYAGQIVVQTAPHIGNTGVNDEDPESRRIWVAGYVVRDPSRVVSNHRATASLDEHLVRDGIVGISGVDTRALTRRIRDAGAMKGGVFSGPDAALSAAEQLQLVQDQADMAGQSLSAAVSTAEPYVVPAVGEQIGTLAVLDLGVKASTTRYLAARGFEVHVLPQDVTIQELRELAPDALFYSNGPGDPAASESQVTLLQESLGDGRPFFGICFGNQLLGRALGFGTYKLPFGHRGINQPVLDTTTGKVEITSQNHGFAVDAPVGQVLESPAGFGRVEVSHYSLNDDVVEGLRALDIPAFSVQYHPEAAAGPHDSMYLFDRFRDMVVARKEGRPLDAATADATTPAADVTKEGN, from the coding sequence ATGACACGCGAACGGGCCGTGCTGGTCCTCGAGGACGGCACCCGACACGACGGCTGGGCCTACGGCGCCCGCGGACGCACCCTCGGCGAGGTGGTGTTCGCCACGGGGATGACCGGCTACCAGGAGACCCTGACCGACCCGTCGTACGCCGGGCAGATCGTGGTGCAGACCGCGCCGCACATCGGCAACACGGGCGTCAACGACGAGGACCCCGAGTCGCGGCGCATCTGGGTCGCCGGGTACGTGGTGCGCGACCCCAGCCGCGTGGTGTCGAACCACCGGGCGACCGCCTCGCTCGACGAGCACCTGGTCCGCGACGGCATCGTCGGCATCTCCGGCGTCGACACCCGGGCGCTGACCCGCCGCATCCGCGACGCCGGCGCGATGAAGGGCGGCGTGTTCAGCGGTCCGGACGCGGCCCTGTCCGCCGCCGAGCAGCTGCAGCTCGTGCAGGACCAGGCCGACATGGCCGGGCAGAGCCTGTCCGCCGCGGTGTCCACGGCCGAGCCGTACGTCGTCCCCGCGGTCGGCGAGCAGATCGGCACCCTCGCGGTGCTCGACCTGGGCGTCAAGGCGTCGACCACGCGCTACCTCGCCGCCCGCGGCTTCGAGGTGCACGTGCTGCCGCAGGACGTCACGATCCAGGAACTGCGCGAACTGGCCCCGGACGCGCTGTTCTACTCGAACGGTCCCGGTGACCCGGCGGCGTCGGAGTCGCAGGTGACGCTGCTGCAGGAGAGCCTGGGCGACGGCCGCCCGTTCTTCGGCATCTGCTTCGGGAACCAGCTGCTCGGACGCGCGCTCGGCTTCGGCACCTACAAGCTGCCCTTCGGCCACCGCGGCATCAACCAGCCGGTGCTCGACACCACCACGGGCAAGGTCGAGATCACGAGCCAGAACCACGGCTTCGCTGTCGACGCCCCCGTCGGTCAGGTGCTCGAGTCCCCGGCCGGCTTCGGCCGCGTCGAGGTCTCCCACTACTCGCTCAACGACGACGTGGTCGAGGGCCTCCGCGCGCTCGACATCCCGGCGTTCAGCGTGCAGTACCACCCCGAGGCCGCCGCCGGACCGCACGACAGCATGTACCTGTTCGACCGCTTCCGGGACATGGTCGTCGCGCGCAAGGAGGGCCGTCCGCTGGACGCAGCCACCGCCGACGCGACCACCCCCGCAGCCGACGTCACGAAGGAAGGCAACTGA
- a CDS encoding dihydroorotase, translating to MTPHLIRGAQLVDGSRADIRLEGGLVTAVGSGLDAAGATVVDADGLIALPGLVDLHTHLREPGSEESETVLSGSRAAAAGGFTAVNAMANSSPVADTAGVVEQVQALGDDAGYVTVRPIGAVSQGLQGTHLSEIGAMATSRAKVRVFSDDGSCVSDPLLMRRALEYIKGFGGVLAQHAQEPRLTMGAQMNEGRLSSELGLAGWPAVAEEAIIARDVLLADHVGARLHVCHVSTAGSVEVIRWAKSRGIDVTAEVTPHHLVLTEDLIAGLDGAPGYDARYKVNPPLRSREDVDALRAALADGTIDIVATDHAPHTAEAKCCEWPAAANGMVGLESALSVVQAAVVDDGRLDWADVARVLSSAPARIGQVEGHGHAIAEGAPAEVTLYDPSASREFAVTDLAGQSRNSPYLGMRLPGRVVATFHHGFPTVLDGAVVDATTVAAAARAQQVHA from the coding sequence ATGACCCCTCACCTGATCCGCGGCGCGCAGCTGGTGGACGGCTCGCGTGCCGACATCCGACTGGAGGGCGGGCTCGTCACCGCGGTCGGGTCCGGTCTCGACGCGGCCGGCGCCACCGTCGTCGACGCGGACGGCCTGATCGCCCTGCCCGGTCTCGTGGACCTGCACACCCACCTGCGCGAGCCCGGGTCCGAGGAGTCCGAGACCGTCCTGTCCGGCTCGCGTGCCGCGGCCGCCGGCGGCTTCACCGCCGTCAACGCGATGGCGAACTCGAGTCCCGTCGCGGACACCGCCGGCGTGGTCGAGCAGGTCCAGGCACTGGGGGACGACGCGGGCTACGTCACCGTGCGCCCGATCGGAGCCGTCTCGCAGGGCCTGCAGGGGACGCACCTGTCCGAGATCGGCGCGATGGCGACCTCGCGGGCGAAGGTCCGGGTGTTCTCGGACGACGGCTCGTGCGTGTCCGACCCGCTGCTGATGCGCCGGGCGCTCGAGTACATCAAGGGCTTCGGCGGCGTCCTCGCCCAGCACGCGCAGGAACCCCGTCTGACCATGGGTGCGCAGATGAACGAGGGCCGGCTGTCGTCCGAGCTCGGTCTGGCCGGGTGGCCCGCGGTCGCGGAAGAGGCGATCATCGCCCGCGACGTGCTGTTGGCCGACCACGTCGGCGCCCGGCTGCACGTGTGCCACGTCTCGACCGCCGGCAGCGTCGAGGTGATCCGCTGGGCCAAGTCCCGCGGGATCGACGTCACCGCCGAGGTCACGCCCCACCACCTCGTGCTGACCGAGGACCTCATCGCGGGGCTCGACGGCGCCCCCGGGTACGACGCCCGCTACAAGGTGAACCCGCCGCTGCGCTCGCGTGAGGACGTCGACGCGCTGCGGGCCGCCCTGGCCGACGGGACGATCGACATCGTCGCGACGGACCACGCGCCGCACACGGCCGAGGCCAAGTGCTGCGAGTGGCCGGCCGCCGCGAACGGCATGGTCGGCCTCGAGTCCGCGCTCAGCGTGGTCCAGGCCGCCGTGGTCGACGACGGTCGTCTGGACTGGGCCGACGTCGCTCGCGTGCTCTCGAGCGCTCCCGCGCGCATCGGGCAGGTCGAGGGCCACGGGCACGCCATCGCCGAGGGCGCCCCGGCCGAGGTCACGCTCTACGACCCGAGCGCGAGCCGCGAGTTCGCCGTCACCGACCTGGCGGGGCAGTCACGGAACTCGCCCTACCTCGGCATGCGTCTGCCCGGCCGCGTCGTCGCGACCTTCCACCACGGCTTCCCGACGGTGCTCGACGGCGCCGTCGTCGACGCGACGACGGTCGCCGCGGCGGCCAGGGCGCAGCAGGTGCACGCATGA
- a CDS encoding aspartate carbamoyltransferase catalytic subunit — MKHLLSTADLSRADAVHILDVAEEMAEVNQREVRKLPALRGKTVVNLFFEDSTRTRISFEAAAKRLSADVINFAAKGSSVSKGESLKDTVQTLGAMGIDGIVMRHGASGAPRVLADADWIDVPVVNAGDGTHEHPTQALLDAFTMRRRLHGSGSRGQALDGVRVLIVGDVLHSRVARSNAWLLRTLGASVTFAAPPTLLPATTTPFGAAVHHDLDVALAEDPDVVMTLRIQQERMNDAFFPNPREYSRHWGLTAARFARLDPRTLVMHPGPMNRGLEIADVAADAPASTIVEQVEHGVSVRMAVLYLALTGNETKLTGNEAKESVA, encoded by the coding sequence GTGAAGCACCTGCTGTCCACCGCCGACCTGTCGCGCGCCGACGCCGTGCACATCCTCGACGTCGCCGAGGAGATGGCCGAGGTCAACCAGCGCGAGGTCCGCAAGTTGCCGGCCCTGCGCGGCAAGACCGTCGTGAACCTGTTCTTCGAGGACTCGACCCGCACGCGCATCTCGTTCGAGGCCGCCGCCAAGCGCCTGTCTGCGGACGTGATCAACTTCGCCGCGAAGGGCTCCAGCGTCTCGAAGGGCGAGTCCCTCAAGGACACGGTGCAGACGCTCGGCGCGATGGGCATCGACGGCATCGTGATGCGGCACGGCGCGTCCGGAGCCCCGCGGGTGCTGGCCGACGCGGACTGGATCGACGTCCCGGTCGTCAACGCCGGCGACGGCACCCACGAGCACCCCACCCAGGCACTGCTCGACGCGTTCACGATGCGACGTCGCCTGCACGGCTCCGGGTCCCGCGGCCAGGCCCTCGACGGCGTGCGCGTCCTGATCGTGGGCGACGTCCTGCACAGCCGCGTCGCCCGCAGCAACGCCTGGCTGCTCCGCACGCTCGGCGCCAGCGTGACGTTCGCCGCGCCGCCGACCCTGCTCCCCGCCACGACCACGCCGTTCGGTGCCGCCGTGCACCACGACCTCGACGTCGCACTGGCCGAGGACCCGGACGTCGTGATGACGCTCCGCATCCAGCAGGAGCGCATGAACGACGCGTTCTTCCCGAACCCGCGCGAGTACAGCCGCCACTGGGGCCTGACCGCGGCGCGGTTCGCCCGGCTCGACCCCCGCACCCTCGTCATGCACCCGGGGCCGATGAACCGCGGTCTCGAGATCGCCGACGTCGCCGCCGACGCGCCGGCCTCGACGATCGTCGAGCAGGTCGAGCACGGGGTGTCGGTCCGGATGGCCGTCCTGTACCTGGCGCTGACCGGGAACGAAACGAAACTGACCGGCAACGAAGCGAAGGAGTCCGTCGCATGA
- the pyrR gene encoding bifunctional pyr operon transcriptional regulator/uracil phosphoribosyltransferase PyrR: MGTRTVLQHPDITRALTRIAHEILEANHGGSDLVLLGIPTRGAVLAERLGRVLAEIEPEWASARGGIGTERVGALDVTMHRDDLGHGIGRAPHRTTIPAGGIDGKVVVLVDDVLYSGRTVRAALDALQGIGRPRAVRLAVLVDRGHRELPIRADHVGKNLPTASDERVTLRLTETDGTDEVVIEQSGGDA, encoded by the coding sequence GTGGGTACCAGAACGGTCCTGCAGCACCCCGACATCACGCGTGCCCTGACACGCATCGCGCACGAGATCCTCGAGGCCAACCACGGCGGCTCGGACCTCGTGCTGCTCGGCATCCCGACCCGTGGCGCCGTCCTGGCGGAACGGCTCGGCCGCGTCCTGGCCGAGATCGAGCCGGAGTGGGCCTCGGCCCGCGGCGGGATCGGCACCGAACGGGTCGGTGCCCTCGACGTCACCATGCACCGCGACGACCTGGGGCACGGCATCGGCCGAGCACCGCACCGGACGACCATCCCCGCGGGCGGCATCGACGGCAAGGTCGTCGTGCTCGTCGACGACGTGCTCTACTCGGGCCGCACCGTCCGGGCCGCACTCGACGCGCTGCAGGGCATCGGCCGGCCCCGCGCCGTCCGGCTGGCCGTGCTGGTCGACCGCGGTCACCGCGAGCTGCCGATCCGCGCGGACCACGTCGGCAAGAACCTGCCGACGGCGTCCGACGAGCGGGTCACGCTGCGCCTGACCGAGACCGACGGCACCGACGAAGTCGTGATCGAGCAGTCGGGGGGCGACGCGTGA
- the nusB gene encoding transcription antitermination factor NusB, with translation MSARSKARKRALDMLYVAEVRELPIADVLATETVRHLDQPERASSWDYARQVVTGVDEARSEIDAVIVEHAQGWSIPRMPVLDRCILRMGVWEIRFNDEVPDAVAISEAVELAQSLSTEESAGFVNGVLGAVAGGRAPVGGDRGPSGRTVAGDQESR, from the coding sequence ATGAGTGCTCGTTCCAAGGCCCGCAAGCGCGCCCTCGACATGCTGTACGTGGCCGAGGTGCGTGAGCTCCCGATCGCCGACGTGCTGGCGACCGAGACCGTCCGCCACCTCGACCAGCCCGAGCGTGCGTCCAGCTGGGACTACGCGCGACAGGTCGTCACCGGCGTGGACGAGGCCCGCTCCGAGATCGACGCCGTGATCGTCGAGCACGCCCAGGGCTGGTCGATCCCGCGCATGCCGGTGCTCGACCGGTGCATCCTGCGGATGGGCGTGTGGGAGATCCGGTTCAACGACGAGGTGCCCGACGCGGTCGCCATCTCCGAGGCGGTCGAACTCGCGCAGTCGCTCTCGACGGAGGAGTCCGCCGGGTTCGTCAACGGTGTGCTCGGCGCGGTCGCCGGTGGGCGAGCGCCCGTCGGAGGCGACCGTGGACCGTCCGGTCGGACGGTCGCCGGGGACCAGGAGTCCCGCTAG
- the efp gene encoding elongation factor P yields MASTTDIKNGAVLIIDGQLWSVVEFQHVKPGKGGAFVRTKLKNVVSGKVVDRTFNAGAKIETATVDRRDYQFLYEDGDSYVFMDTDTYDQVPVPATVVGDAKNFLLESAMVTIAMNEGNPLYIELPTSIVTEIETEPGLQGDRSSGGTKPATIKATGYQIQVPLYLETDTKVKIDTRDGNYLGRVND; encoded by the coding sequence ATGGCCAGTACCACTGACATCAAGAACGGCGCCGTTCTCATCATCGACGGGCAGCTCTGGTCGGTCGTCGAGTTCCAGCACGTCAAGCCCGGCAAGGGTGGTGCGTTCGTCCGCACCAAGCTGAAGAACGTCGTCTCCGGCAAGGTCGTCGACCGCACGTTCAACGCCGGCGCCAAGATCGAGACCGCGACGGTCGACCGCCGTGACTACCAGTTCCTCTACGAGGACGGCGACTCGTACGTGTTCATGGACACCGACACCTACGACCAGGTCCCGGTCCCCGCCACGGTCGTCGGCGACGCGAAGAACTTCCTGCTCGAGTCGGCGATGGTCACCATCGCGATGAACGAGGGCAACCCCCTCTACATCGAGCTCCCCACCTCGATCGTCACCGAGATCGAGACCGAGCCGGGCCTGCAGGGCGACCGCTCGTCGGGTGGCACGAAGCCGGCGACCATCAAGGCCACCGGTTACCAGATCCAGGTGCCGCTGTACCTCGAGACCGACACCAAGGTGAAGATCGACACGCGCGACGGCAACTACCTCGGCCGCGTCAACGACTAG
- a CDS encoding AarF/UbiB family protein produces the protein MPNPPRLSDLGGGQAVDAGTLRTRARRFAELLSIARRHDLLPFRRLDFSRDPETSDKRRSQAEHLRLALEEAGGGFVKMGQLLSTRDDLLPDEWTDGLASLQEGVSPADPSEVAELLASELHAPVDELFQSFDATPVAAASIAQVHRARLHDGTAVAVKVQRPGIDDAVRRDVDIALRVVTFMARTSAEARQVGVRDVAQQYADDLIRQVDFRSELRNLETLRAAQERSARPDEVRFPASYPELSGRRVLVMEFLEGDTLSAIRASRADRDLDGPMRAILRVFLRQVVFDGIYHGDLHPGNVLLLPDGRPALIDFGSVGRLDPTLRDVVQELVAAYIQNDTTRIADAVLRMAPVRRAEDEPDFRRDIARFVADELGPGARIGVQTVDDAVEVFGRYRLKPPPDFVAAARALAIFEGTLRTLLPSFDLLDESRNLASEQIRDQLRPSVLGGIAARELFGLVSTVRRLPRRVDRIGEAIEQNRLSVNIRLLADQRDRRTVSGMIRRILLVLLGSGAGILSIVYLTMPSRPTAVLSTGAAGGLLGGATVVLLGWAAIDAWRARRRD, from the coding sequence GTGCCCAACCCTCCCCGCCTGAGCGACCTCGGCGGCGGGCAGGCCGTCGACGCGGGAACCCTCCGGACCCGCGCGCGCCGCTTCGCCGAACTGCTGTCCATCGCCCGCCGTCACGACCTCCTGCCCTTCCGCCGGCTGGACTTCTCCCGCGACCCGGAGACCTCCGACAAGCGGCGCAGCCAGGCCGAGCACCTCCGCCTGGCGCTCGAGGAGGCCGGTGGCGGGTTCGTGAAGATGGGCCAGCTGCTCTCCACACGCGACGACCTGCTGCCCGACGAGTGGACCGACGGCCTGGCGTCGTTGCAGGAGGGGGTCTCGCCGGCTGATCCGTCCGAGGTCGCCGAACTGCTCGCCAGCGAACTGCACGCACCGGTCGACGAGCTGTTCCAGTCCTTCGACGCGACGCCCGTGGCCGCGGCGTCGATCGCGCAGGTCCACCGGGCGCGACTGCACGACGGCACCGCTGTGGCGGTCAAGGTGCAGCGTCCCGGCATCGACGACGCCGTCCGTCGCGACGTCGACATCGCGTTGCGGGTGGTCACGTTCATGGCGCGCACCTCGGCCGAGGCCAGACAGGTCGGCGTGCGGGACGTCGCGCAGCAGTACGCCGACGACTTGATCCGCCAGGTGGACTTCCGGTCCGAGCTCCGGAACCTCGAGACCCTGCGTGCGGCGCAGGAACGCAGCGCTCGTCCGGACGAGGTCCGCTTCCCGGCCTCGTACCCCGAGCTGTCCGGCCGACGCGTGCTCGTGATGGAGTTCCTCGAGGGCGACACGCTGAGCGCGATCCGGGCGTCCCGTGCCGATCGCGACCTGGACGGACCGATGCGGGCCATCCTGCGGGTGTTCCTGCGACAGGTCGTCTTCGACGGGATCTACCACGGCGACCTGCACCCGGGGAACGTCCTGCTGCTGCCCGACGGTCGCCCCGCACTCATCGACTTCGGATCGGTGGGACGACTCGACCCGACCCTGCGCGACGTCGTGCAGGAACTCGTCGCGGCGTACATCCAGAACGACACGACGCGCATCGCGGACGCGGTGCTGCGCATGGCGCCGGTGCGCCGCGCCGAGGACGAACCGGACTTCCGGCGGGACATCGCGCGGTTCGTGGCGGACGAGCTCGGGCCCGGTGCCCGCATCGGCGTGCAGACGGTCGACGACGCGGTCGAGGTGTTCGGCCGCTACCGGTTGAAGCCCCCGCCGGACTTCGTCGCGGCCGCCCGGGCGCTGGCCATCTTCGAGGGCACGCTCCGCACGTTGCTGCCGTCGTTCGACCTGCTCGACGAGTCGCGCAACCTCGCGAGCGAGCAGATCCGCGACCAGCTCCGACCCAGCGTGCTGGGCGGCATCGCCGCCCGCGAGCTGTTCGGCCTGGTCTCGACGGTCCGGCGCTTGCCGCGCCGGGTCGACCGCATCGGCGAGGCGATCGAGCAGAACCGCCTGTCGGTGAACATCCGCCTGCTCGCCGACCAGCGCGACCGCCGGACGGTGTCGGGCATGATCCGGCGGATCCTGCTCGTGCTCCTCGGTTCGGGCGCCGGGATCCTGTCGATCGTGTACCTGACGATGCCGAGCCGGCCGACCGCGGTGCTGAGCACGGGTGCAGCGGGTGGCCTGCTCGGCGGGGCGACCGTGGTGCTGCTCGGCTGGGCCGCGATCGATGCCTGGCGGGCACGACGGCGGGACTGA
- the aroB gene encoding 3-dehydroquinate synthase, producing MTESTLPEGTTEIRVGGEDGYVVAVGSGLLDSVPALLGPRVAKVLIVHAPTLGARAEALRVLLVDAGLEALIAEVPDAEAAKRVEVAAFCWQVMGQSDFTRTDAVIGLGGGAVTDLAGFVAATWLRGVPYVSIPTSVLGMVDASVGGKTGINTNEGKNLVGAFAAPHAVVADLDLLATLPRNDVLTGFAEIVKAGFIAVPEILDVIEADVERATDPTTPEFRRVVELAIELKARVVSDDFTEQGRREVLNYGHTLGHAIEHAERYQWRHGAAVSVGMVFAAELARLTGHLDDATVDRHRAILDALSLPTTYPLGRWQSLLATMRRDKKARAGMLRFIVLDGVGKPVVLEGPEDHLLFTAYQEVGV from the coding sequence GTGACCGAGTCGACCCTGCCCGAGGGCACCACCGAGATCCGCGTCGGCGGCGAGGACGGCTACGTGGTCGCGGTCGGGAGCGGGCTGCTCGACTCGGTGCCCGCGCTGCTCGGCCCCCGCGTCGCGAAGGTGCTCATCGTGCACGCCCCCACGCTCGGTGCCCGTGCGGAGGCACTGCGGGTGCTGCTCGTGGACGCCGGCCTCGAGGCACTCATCGCCGAGGTCCCCGATGCCGAGGCGGCCAAGCGCGTCGAGGTGGCCGCGTTCTGCTGGCAGGTGATGGGCCAGTCCGACTTCACCCGGACCGATGCCGTGATCGGGCTCGGCGGCGGGGCCGTCACCGACCTGGCCGGGTTCGTCGCCGCGACCTGGCTCCGAGGCGTGCCGTACGTGTCGATCCCGACGAGCGTGCTCGGGATGGTCGACGCCAGCGTCGGCGGCAAGACCGGCATCAACACGAACGAGGGCAAGAACCTGGTCGGTGCCTTCGCCGCACCGCACGCGGTCGTGGCCGACCTGGACCTGCTGGCGACGCTGCCCCGGAACGACGTGCTGACCGGCTTCGCCGAGATCGTCAAGGCCGGGTTCATCGCCGTGCCCGAGATCCTCGACGTCATCGAGGCCGACGTCGAGCGCGCGACGGACCCGACCACGCCGGAGTTCCGCCGCGTCGTCGAGCTCGCGATCGAGCTCAAGGCACGCGTGGTGTCGGACGACTTCACGGAACAGGGCCGACGCGAGGTCCTCAACTACGGACACACCCTGGGGCACGCGATCGAGCACGCCGAGCGCTACCAGTGGCGGCACGGTGCGGCGGTGTCGGTCGGCATGGTCTTCGCCGCGGAGCTCGCGCGTCTGACCGGGCACCTGGACGACGCCACCGTCGACCGCCACCGGGCGATCCTGGACGCACTGTCGCTGCCGACGACGTACCCACTCGGGCGCTGGCAGTCGCTGCTGGCGACGATGCGCCGGGACAAGAAGGCCCGGGCCGGCATGCTCCGGTTCATCGTGCTCGACGGTGTCGGCAAGCCGGTGGTGCTGGAGGGGCCCGAGGACCACCTGCTGTTCACCGCGTACCAAGAGGTCGGGGTCTAG
- a CDS encoding shikimate kinase — protein MSAEQPAEAPVVVIGPMGAGKSTVGKRVAKRLGVPFTDTDRVIAREHGPIPGIFADRGEPAFRELEADAVRRAIGAGGVIAVGGGAVTHAATRQALTGARIVLLTVSPEAVAERIAGSDRPLLASGGIDAWQTILDERAATYAELAHTVVDTSRRPMSHVVDDVVRWLQSDH, from the coding sequence GTGAGCGCTGAGCAGCCTGCCGAGGCGCCGGTCGTGGTGATCGGCCCGATGGGCGCGGGCAAGTCGACCGTCGGCAAGCGGGTCGCGAAGCGCCTCGGCGTGCCCTTCACCGACACCGACCGGGTCATCGCGCGCGAGCACGGTCCGATCCCCGGCATCTTCGCCGACCGGGGCGAGCCCGCTTTCCGCGAACTCGAGGCCGACGCAGTACGGCGGGCAATCGGCGCCGGCGGGGTGATCGCCGTCGGCGGGGGAGCGGTCACGCACGCGGCCACGCGTCAGGCGCTGACCGGCGCCCGCATCGTGCTGCTGACCGTGTCGCCCGAGGCCGTCGCCGAGCGCATCGCCGGCTCCGATCGACCGCTGCTGGCGTCCGGCGGCATCGACGCGTGGCAGACCATCCTGGACGAGCGCGCCGCGACCTACGCGGAACTCGCGCACACCGTGGTCGACACCTCGCGGCGACCGATGTCGCACGTGGTCGACGACGTCGTGCGCTGGCTGCAGTCCGACCACTGA
- the aroC gene encoding chorismate synthase, translating into MLRWLTAGESHGPELIAMLEGLPAGVPVSFESIRTDLARRKLGYGRGSRMKFEQDELHVSGGVRHGYSLGSPIAIRIGNTEWPKWVEVMNPEPVEQTELSRGRSAPLTRPRPGHADLVGMQKYGFDEARPILERASARETAARVALGAVAKAFLAELGMRSVAHTLQVGTVRVPDGTALPQPDDVDRLDEDQLRCFDADTSARMVTEVEAAKKDGDTLGGVVEVLFYGVPPGLGSHVQWDRRLDARLAAAIMGIQAIKGVEVGDGFQTAGRRGSEAHDELYREDGEIIRTSDRAGGTEGGMSTGTVLRVRAAMKPIATIPHALHTIDVATGEDASAHHQRSDVCAVPASGVVAEAMVALTLADAVLEKFGGDNVVETKRNLESYLASIPETLRSRRTEPAAHSTTW; encoded by the coding sequence ATGCTTCGTTGGTTGACCGCTGGTGAGTCCCACGGACCCGAACTGATCGCGATGCTCGAGGGCCTGCCCGCTGGCGTCCCGGTGTCGTTCGAGTCCATCCGCACCGACCTCGCTCGGCGCAAGCTGGGCTACGGTCGTGGCTCCCGCATGAAATTCGAGCAGGACGAGCTGCACGTCTCGGGCGGTGTCCGGCACGGCTACTCCCTGGGCAGCCCGATCGCCATCCGCATCGGCAACACCGAGTGGCCGAAGTGGGTCGAGGTCATGAACCCCGAGCCGGTCGAGCAGACCGAGCTCTCCCGCGGCCGCAGTGCCCCGCTGACCCGACCCCGTCCCGGGCACGCCGACCTGGTCGGCATGCAGAAGTACGGCTTCGACGAGGCCCGACCGATCCTCGAGCGCGCGTCCGCCCGCGAGACCGCGGCCCGCGTCGCGCTCGGCGCCGTCGCCAAGGCCTTCCTCGCCGAGCTCGGCATGCGCTCCGTCGCCCACACCCTGCAGGTGGGCACCGTCCGGGTGCCCGACGGCACGGCACTCCCGCAGCCCGACGACGTCGACCGCCTCGACGAGGACCAGCTGCGGTGCTTCGACGCCGACACCTCGGCCCGCATGGTCACCGAGGTCGAGGCCGCCAAGAAGGACGGCGACACCCTCGGCGGTGTCGTCGAGGTCCTGTTCTACGGGGTCCCGCCGGGGCTCGGCTCGCACGTGCAGTGGGACCGCCGCCTCGACGCCCGGCTCGCCGCGGCGATCATGGGCATCCAGGCGATCAAGGGCGTCGAGGTCGGCGACGGCTTCCAGACCGCGGGACGCCGCGGCTCCGAGGCGCACGACGAGCTGTACCGCGAAGACGGCGAGATCATCCGCACGAGCGACCGAGCGGGCGGCACCGAGGGTGGCATGTCCACGGGCACCGTGCTCCGGGTCCGTGCCGCGATGAAGCCGATCGCCACCATCCCCCACGCCCTGCACACGATCGACGTCGCCACCGGCGAGGACGCTTCGGCGCACCACCAGCGCTCCGACGTCTGTGCCGTGCCGGCCTCCGGTGTGGTCGCCGAGGCGATGGTCGCCCTGACCCTGGCCGACGCCGTCCTCGAGAAGTTCGGCGGCGACAACGTCGTCGAGACCAAGCGCAACCTGGAGTCGTACCTCGCGTCGATCCCGGAGACCCTGCGCTCGCGCCGCACCGAGCCGGCAGCGCACTCCACGACCTGGTGA